The Castanea sativa cultivar Marrone di Chiusa Pesio chromosome 11, ASM4071231v1 genome contains a region encoding:
- the LOC142615690 gene encoding calmodulin-like protein 1: MTEDELVVNFFQFDDTWKGGITVRDIERVANAYDFMWTEQELSDMIHYFDSDRDGKLSLEDFRKIVGRCNMIKGPESS, translated from the exons ATGACTGAAGATGAACTGGTTGTGAACTTCTTTCAGTTTGATG ATACATGGAAGGGGGGCATAACTGTGAGGGATATCGAAAGAGTAGCGAATGCTTATGATTTTATGTGGACTGAGCAGGAGTTGTCTGACATGATTCATTACTTCGATAGTGACAGAGATGGGAAG CTAAGTCTCGAAGATTTTCGAAAGATTGTTGGTAGATGCAACATGATAAAAGGGCCTGAAAGTTCTTGA